Proteins encoded together in one Candidatus Nitrosocaldus cavascurensis window:
- a CDS encoding C2H2-type zinc finger protein, whose amino-acid sequence MSKESKVRCPYCESTFNSKEELSKHIDRMHIGPGVLEGDTRKL is encoded by the coding sequence ATGAGCAAAGAATCAAAGGTTAGATGCCCCTACTGTGAATCAACATTTAACAGCAAGGAGGAGTTATCAAAGCATATAGATAGGATGCACATAGGGCCTGGGGTGCTTGAAGGAGATACAAGGAAGCTCTAG
- a CDS encoding HD domain-containing protein — translation MLEFFLTACRLKRVKRKGWLVKANVSRDDAESVADHSYMLALIAMIIADAKGLDTCKTMRMALLHDIAESITGDYMPEEIEQKEKRMLEHDAMLKLLTMLPEGLRDEYSRLWDEYLNCRSEEARLVHELDKVEMVIQARCYEDMGYTDVLRRFYSYAEPYVSDDIARKLLSSINS, via the coding sequence ATGCTAGAGTTCTTCCTTACTGCATGTAGATTGAAGAGGGTTAAGAGGAAGGGATGGCTTGTAAAGGCAAATGTTAGTAGGGATGATGCTGAGTCCGTAGCAGATCACTCATATATGCTAGCATTAATTGCTATGATCATTGCTGATGCTAAAGGCTTGGATACATGTAAGACTATGAGGATGGCACTCCTGCATGATATTGCAGAATCGATAACAGGTGATTATATGCCAGAGGAGATAGAGCAGAAGGAGAAGAGGATGCTGGAGCATGATGCTATGCTTAAACTGCTCACCATGCTCCCTGAAGGTTTAAGGGATGAATACTCAAGGTTATGGGATGAATATCTCAACTGCAGGAGTGAGGAGGCTAGACTTGTACATGAACTTGACAAGGTTGAGATGGTTATTCAGGCTAGATGCTATGAGGATATGGGCTATACTGATGTGTTGAGGAGGTTCTACTCCTACGCTGAGCCGTATGTGAGCGATGATATTGCAAGGAAGTTACTATCATCAATCAATAGTTGA
- a CDS encoding TIGR00300 family protein, whose product MEYEQEVEVTGHLIDSMILTRIFDKVMDLNGDFEVLEFRIGKEKTSPSYARLLVKGKSQEHLARILEEVYREGAVSVKIEEVMLEPAPRDMVLPDEFYSTTNNRTMIYVDGRWVEVEDIMMDKCIVYDPSSRRAYCKAIREVKRGDLIVVGEKGIRVIPPERPREGVDLFKFMSSDASSERPTLQMIRKVARDMYMLKHNDGKIVVVAGPAVVHTGAADALAALIRLGYVKGLLAGNALAVHDIEHALFGTSLGMYVHDGTLAIRGHRHHMRAINEVFKAGSIKAMVENGRLKKGIMYECVRNDVPYVLIGSPRDDGPIPDVITDVVQGWRMYREVLRGADMVLMLSTMLHSIAVGNMLPSHVKVVIVDINHAVVTKLMDRGTWQAVGIVSDVGVFLPTLLENITALEGSHKM is encoded by the coding sequence ATGGAGTATGAGCAGGAGGTTGAGGTTACTGGCCATCTAATAGACTCTATGATCCTAACAAGGATATTCGATAAGGTTATGGATCTGAATGGTGACTTTGAGGTTCTAGAGTTCAGGATAGGTAAGGAGAAGACATCTCCAAGTTATGCTAGACTGCTAGTTAAAGGAAAGAGCCAAGAGCACCTTGCAAGGATACTGGAGGAGGTTTACAGGGAAGGCGCAGTCTCAGTAAAGATTGAAGAAGTGATGCTTGAACCCGCTCCAAGGGACATGGTACTTCCAGATGAGTTCTATAGCACAACCAACAACAGGACTATGATATATGTTGATGGTAGATGGGTGGAGGTTGAGGATATAATGATGGATAAGTGCATAGTCTACGATCCATCAAGCAGGAGAGCCTATTGTAAAGCAATAAGAGAGGTTAAGAGAGGAGATCTCATAGTAGTTGGTGAGAAGGGTATAAGGGTTATCCCTCCAGAGAGGCCTAGGGAGGGTGTGGATCTCTTCAAGTTCATGAGTAGTGATGCATCTAGCGAGAGACCAACGCTGCAGATGATAAGGAAGGTTGCAAGAGATATGTATATGCTTAAGCATAATGATGGGAAGATAGTTGTGGTTGCAGGTCCTGCAGTTGTGCATACTGGTGCAGCAGATGCCCTAGCAGCATTGATAAGGCTTGGCTACGTTAAGGGTTTGCTTGCTGGTAATGCATTAGCAGTACATGATATAGAACATGCTCTCTTCGGTACATCTCTAGGCATGTATGTTCATGATGGCACTTTAGCAATTAGAGGGCATAGGCACCATATGCGTGCAATCAATGAGGTCTTCAAGGCAGGCTCGATAAAGGCTATGGTTGAGAATGGTAGGTTAAAGAAGGGTATAATGTATGAGTGTGTAAGGAATGATGTGCCTTATGTGCTCATAGGCTCGCCAAGGGATGATGGTCCAATACCAGATGTTATTACAGATGTTGTTCAAGGTTGGAGGATGTACAGGGAAGTGCTTAGAGGTGCAGATATGGTTCTCATGCTTAGCACTATGCTCCATAGCATTGCAGTAGGGAACATGCTCCCTTCACATGTTAAGGTTGTTATAGTTGATATAAACCATGCAGTTGTTACAAAGTTGATGGATAGAGGTACATGGCAGGCTGTAGGTATAGTCTCTGATGTTGGTGTATTCCTTCCAACACTCCTTGAGAATATAACCGCACTTGAAGGTAGCCATAAGATGTGA
- the alaS gene encoding alanine--tRNA ligase — translation MSKEELLARFSSEPDRYYRVSLFDDLGFKRQQCSVCNAYFWALNDRERCPNCEPYGFIGNPPTSKRLDYIEAWKAVEDFFIKNGHTSVKRYPVVCRWRDDLFFTVASIVDFQRVIGGKVVFELPANPLIVPQMCLRFNDIENVGRTGKHYTSFCMIGQHSIADAENGYWKDRCIELDYKMLTDVLGIRKDEIVFVEDVWLGYGAFGYSLEYYVRGLELGNAVFTEFEGNPRDYRIMKERVVDMGAGLERFSWVTMGTPTSYDCTFGPVVKHMINRFGVEYDQDLLGRYFKIVSSSSISRSSMGIDGIARMLGVDTDRLERIIVPLEAIYAAADHVRTLTFAVADGALPSNTGGGYNLRVVLRRVLAMLRRLGWSIRLEEIADMHIDYLSSMYPELGEQRESVRTILAVESSRYADAIERMKGVVKRLSGKRLSNDDLIKLYESDGITPDFLKEHGIIDRVPENFYTILAERHNEKPLVEEPKPIMDVSSIEPTRLLFYEDQYMLEFSAKVVKIKMPYVVLDRTAFYARAGGQEPDHGYINEARVVDVIKQGDVILHKIEDAEISFKEGDTVMCRVDGERRGLIMRHHTATHIINAASRKALGPWVWQHSAFKDEDYARLDITHHSPLSRDDVKRIEEYANDIVLADLPIEVTLMDRNVAEQLYGFRIYQGGYVPNKSIRIVKIKDWDIEACGGTHCERSGEVGMVKIIKAERVQDGIVRLEFVAGKAALRYVQMQEEQVSSIAGILGSSKEKVVDTLARKVEEADDARRRLRLMIRRIADGMASSVVSNAKMIKVGMDESSKHYDDNNNTIKLYAVYDDLLDEEYHIAVGEKAIEMEPRLVYCVLIGKGNKSMRVIVFSGQSARKRFKASSVAKSIASIFGGSAGGDDRFAQGGGQYREVKDASAMVEGIILGSA, via the coding sequence TTGAGTAAGGAGGAGTTACTTGCAAGGTTCTCATCAGAACCAGATAGGTACTATAGGGTATCCCTATTCGATGATCTTGGGTTCAAGAGGCAGCAGTGTAGTGTATGCAATGCCTACTTCTGGGCTCTAAATGATAGGGAGAGGTGCCCAAACTGTGAGCCCTATGGGTTCATAGGCAACCCTCCAACCAGCAAGAGGCTTGATTACATAGAGGCATGGAAGGCTGTAGAGGATTTCTTCATCAAGAATGGGCATACATCTGTTAAGCGCTATCCTGTAGTCTGCAGATGGAGGGATGATCTCTTCTTCACTGTAGCATCGATAGTTGACTTTCAGCGTGTTATAGGTGGTAAGGTGGTATTCGAGTTACCTGCAAACCCACTTATAGTACCTCAGATGTGCTTAAGGTTCAACGATATAGAGAATGTTGGGAGGACTGGGAAGCACTACACCTCATTCTGTATGATAGGGCAGCATAGCATTGCTGATGCTGAGAATGGGTATTGGAAGGATAGATGTATAGAACTAGATTATAAGATGCTTACAGATGTTCTAGGCATAAGGAAGGATGAGATTGTATTCGTTGAGGATGTATGGCTTGGTTATGGTGCATTTGGGTACTCTCTAGAGTACTATGTTAGAGGCTTGGAGTTGGGTAATGCTGTATTCACTGAGTTTGAGGGGAACCCAAGGGATTACAGGATAATGAAGGAGAGGGTGGTTGACATGGGCGCTGGGCTTGAGAGGTTCTCATGGGTTACTATGGGTACGCCAACTAGTTACGATTGCACATTTGGCCCCGTTGTTAAGCATATGATCAATAGGTTTGGTGTAGAGTATGACCAGGATCTGCTTGGAAGGTACTTCAAGATAGTTTCAAGTAGTAGTATTAGTAGAAGTAGCATGGGTATTGATGGTATTGCAAGGATGCTTGGTGTAGATACAGATAGACTTGAGAGGATTATAGTGCCTCTAGAGGCTATATATGCTGCAGCAGACCATGTTAGAACATTAACATTTGCTGTAGCGGATGGTGCACTGCCAAGCAACACTGGAGGAGGCTACAATCTAAGGGTAGTGCTTAGGAGGGTACTTGCAATGCTGAGAAGGCTAGGATGGAGCATAAGGCTTGAGGAGATTGCAGATATGCACATAGACTATCTATCATCTATGTATCCAGAGTTGGGTGAGCAGAGGGAGAGTGTTAGAACAATACTTGCTGTTGAGAGTAGTAGGTATGCAGATGCTATAGAGAGGATGAAGGGTGTAGTAAAGAGGTTATCTGGGAAGAGGTTGAGCAACGATGACCTCATCAAGCTTTATGAGTCTGATGGGATAACACCTGACTTCCTTAAGGAGCATGGCATAATAGATAGGGTGCCAGAGAACTTCTACACAATACTTGCTGAGAGGCATAATGAGAAGCCTTTGGTAGAGGAACCAAAGCCTATAATGGATGTAAGCAGCATAGAGCCTACAAGGCTTCTCTTCTATGAGGATCAGTACATGCTAGAGTTCTCTGCAAAGGTTGTGAAGATCAAGATGCCATATGTTGTTCTTGATAGAACAGCATTCTATGCAAGGGCTGGGGGGCAAGAGCCAGACCATGGATACATAAACGAGGCTAGGGTTGTGGATGTTATAAAGCAGGGGGATGTTATACTTCACAAGATAGAGGATGCTGAGATAAGCTTCAAGGAGGGCGATACTGTAATGTGCAGGGTTGATGGTGAGAGGAGAGGGTTGATAATGAGGCATCATACTGCTACACATATAATCAATGCAGCATCAAGGAAGGCTCTAGGCCCATGGGTATGGCAGCACTCAGCATTCAAGGATGAGGACTATGCTAGGCTTGATATAACGCATCACTCTCCACTGAGCAGGGATGATGTGAAGAGGATAGAGGAGTATGCAAACGATATAGTACTTGCTGATCTACCTATAGAGGTTACCCTTATGGATAGGAATGTTGCTGAGCAACTATACGGTTTCAGGATATACCAGGGAGGATATGTGCCAAACAAGAGTATAAGGATAGTCAAGATAAAGGATTGGGATATAGAGGCGTGTGGAGGTACCCACTGTGAGAGGAGTGGGGAGGTTGGTATGGTGAAGATAATAAAGGCAGAGAGGGTACAGGATGGTATAGTTAGGCTTGAGTTCGTTGCAGGCAAGGCAGCATTGAGGTATGTACAGATGCAGGAGGAGCAGGTATCATCTATAGCGGGTATCCTAGGTTCAAGCAAGGAGAAGGTTGTAGATACACTAGCAAGGAAGGTTGAGGAGGCAGATGATGCAAGGAGGAGGTTGAGGTTGATGATAAGAAGGATTGCAGATGGGATGGCAAGCAGTGTTGTGAGCAATGCAAAGATGATCAAGGTTGGTATGGATGAGAGCAGTAAGCATTATGATGATAATAACAATACCATCAAGCTATATGCTGTATATGATGATCTGCTAGATGAAGAGTATCATATAGCAGTAGGGGAGAAGGCGATAGAGATGGAGCCAAGGCTTGTGTACTGTGTATTGATAGGCAAGGGTAACAAGAGTATGAGGGTTATAGTATTCTCTGGTCAATCAGCAAGGAAGAGGTTCAAGGCTAGCAGTGTAGCAAAGAGCATAGCATCCATATTTGGTGGTTCTGCTGGGGGAGATGATAGGTTTGCTCAGGGGGGAGGCCAGTACAGGGAGGTCAAGGATGCATCTGCAATGGTTGAGGGCATCATACTAGGTTCAGCATAA
- the leuS gene encoding leucine--tRNA ligase, translating into MPIDWFAIQRRWMDAWDEARIFESDPSSKEKYFITVAYPYPNSPQHIGHGRTYTLADVHARYMRMKGYNVLFPMGFHYTGTPILAMSRRIAEHDKELVETFVNLYGVKPEYIEYFKDPVNIARYFHAEIKEGMREMGYSIDWRREFTTIDPLYNRFITWQFKRLRDKGLISQGSHPVGWCPRDQSPVSQHDTLGDVEPEFIEYVLIKFVLDARGNDDDGRIMEGLILPAATLRAETVFGVTNLWLNPDADYVVAMVDGKEKWLVSMDAAERLTYLNRDVHVEHTIKGRELIGQRVRVPLTNRDVPILPAGFVDPRNGTGVVMSVPAHAPYDYQALTDLKAGIHAGVGIHEYAKGIDADILKIEPIVMIESEYSKDGVPASVVIKRYGISRQDDPRLEDATNELYSHEFYKGRISSDHSITMDYSSMSVKDAREKVRDDMLKRNLADTMLDLAKPVRCRCGASCVVKILEDQWFINYSDREWKRLAHKCLDSMQILPEDIRDEFVYVIDWLRERACARRSGLGTKLPWDENWIIESLSDSVIYMAYYIIAKYARMLNVDGIDDRFFDYVLLGVGDPSSIAESCKVSKDLIEQIRQEFLYYYPVDSRHSGRDLVPNHLTFFIFNHVAIFPEELWPRQIVVNGSVLMDGKKMSKSLGNIVPLRKAIREYGSDAIRASLLISAELLQDADFTLDMLKSIKEKVERLYNICMQFANATTSSRGESNNRVDEESGGGYEQEHEYEHEQKQEQKQEHKHKQEEDVWLMSRLQHMIKSTTDAMDRLRVREALNNLLYIMDQDMQWYLKRAKSKGRGDDEIASTIIQFLNARVRMLSPFMPFICEEMWSILRGKGFVSMAEWPKVTPSMINSIADEGESLIMHVMEDVEKIIKVTGMKPSMITIQVAEAWKWELYLRILSIINEGITNYGDVMRMLVKGSSSAGGSDTIATYAKSKPEMVKRMIESILSTPPESRLRRASIGVLDEVRVLCDAIPLLEEEYNCRVEVMVEDSSSSSNSVAKKSALPYRPAIYIR; encoded by the coding sequence ATGCCCATAGACTGGTTTGCTATTCAGAGGAGATGGATGGATGCTTGGGATGAGGCTAGGATATTCGAGAGCGATCCCTCCAGTAAGGAGAAGTACTTCATAACAGTAGCATATCCATATCCAAACTCTCCACAGCATATAGGACATGGAAGAACCTATACGCTTGCTGATGTTCATGCAAGATATATGCGTATGAAGGGCTATAACGTACTCTTCCCCATGGGCTTCCACTACACTGGTACACCAATACTTGCCATGTCAAGGCGTATAGCAGAGCATGATAAGGAGTTGGTAGAGACGTTCGTGAACCTTTATGGTGTGAAGCCAGAGTATATAGAGTACTTCAAGGACCCAGTGAATATAGCAAGGTACTTCCATGCAGAGATCAAGGAAGGGATGAGGGAGATGGGCTACTCTATAGATTGGAGGAGGGAGTTCACAACTATAGATCCATTGTACAACAGGTTCATAACATGGCAGTTCAAGAGGTTGAGGGATAAGGGGTTGATCTCCCAAGGCTCACATCCAGTTGGATGGTGCCCTAGGGATCAGAGTCCAGTAAGCCAGCATGATACACTTGGGGATGTTGAGCCAGAGTTCATAGAGTATGTGTTGATAAAGTTCGTGCTAGATGCTAGAGGTAATGATGATGATGGTAGGATTATGGAAGGACTGATCTTACCTGCAGCAACGCTAAGGGCAGAGACGGTATTTGGGGTAACCAACCTCTGGCTTAACCCTGATGCGGACTATGTTGTTGCTATGGTAGATGGGAAGGAGAAGTGGCTTGTAAGCATGGATGCTGCTGAGAGGCTAACATACCTTAACAGGGATGTGCATGTTGAGCATACTATCAAGGGCAGAGAACTGATAGGGCAAAGGGTGAGGGTACCATTGACCAATAGAGATGTGCCAATACTACCAGCAGGGTTCGTTGATCCAAGGAATGGTACTGGAGTTGTTATGTCTGTACCAGCACATGCACCATATGACTATCAAGCGTTGACTGATCTGAAGGCTGGTATACATGCTGGTGTTGGTATCCATGAATATGCTAAAGGTATAGATGCAGATATACTGAAGATAGAGCCAATAGTTATGATAGAGAGTGAGTACTCAAAGGATGGTGTACCTGCATCTGTAGTTATAAAGCGGTATGGTATATCAAGGCAGGATGATCCTAGGCTAGAGGATGCCACAAACGAACTATACTCACATGAGTTCTACAAGGGTAGGATCTCATCAGACCATAGTATAACTATGGACTACTCAAGCATGAGTGTGAAGGATGCTAGGGAGAAGGTTAGGGATGATATGCTCAAGAGGAACCTTGCAGATACCATGCTTGATCTTGCAAAGCCAGTAAGATGTAGATGTGGTGCATCATGCGTAGTTAAGATACTTGAGGATCAGTGGTTCATAAACTACTCTGATAGAGAGTGGAAGAGGTTAGCACACAAATGCCTTGATAGCATGCAGATACTGCCAGAGGATATAAGGGATGAGTTCGTATACGTCATAGATTGGTTAAGGGAGAGGGCATGTGCTAGAAGATCAGGATTAGGTACAAAGCTCCCATGGGATGAGAATTGGATAATAGAGTCACTCTCAGACTCTGTAATATACATGGCATACTACATAATAGCAAAGTATGCTAGGATGCTCAATGTAGATGGAATAGATGATAGGTTCTTTGATTACGTATTGCTAGGAGTTGGGGATCCTTCAAGCATTGCAGAGTCATGCAAGGTAAGCAAGGATCTGATTGAGCAGATTAGGCAGGAGTTCCTCTACTACTACCCTGTTGATAGCAGGCACTCTGGTAGAGATCTTGTACCAAACCATCTAACATTCTTCATCTTCAACCATGTTGCCATATTCCCTGAAGAGTTATGGCCTAGGCAGATAGTAGTCAATGGTAGTGTGCTTATGGATGGTAAGAAGATGAGCAAGTCTTTAGGCAATATAGTGCCACTGCGCAAGGCTATAAGGGAGTATGGAAGCGATGCAATAAGAGCATCTCTCCTTATATCTGCTGAGTTACTTCAGGACGCTGACTTTACGCTTGATATGTTGAAGAGCATAAAGGAGAAGGTTGAGAGGTTATACAACATATGTATGCAGTTTGCCAATGCTACTACTAGTAGTAGAGGTGAGAGTAACAACAGGGTTGATGAGGAGAGTGGAGGAGGGTATGAGCAAGAGCATGAGTATGAGCATGAACAGAAGCAAGAGCAAAAGCAAGAGCATAAGCATAAGCAGGAGGAGGATGTATGGCTCATGAGCAGGCTTCAGCATATGATAAAGAGCACAACAGATGCGATGGATAGGTTAAGGGTAAGGGAGGCGTTGAACAACCTCCTCTACATAATGGATCAGGATATGCAATGGTATCTAAAGAGGGCAAAGAGCAAGGGTAGAGGTGATGATGAGATAGCATCTACAATCATACAATTCCTTAATGCTAGAGTGAGGATGCTCTCCCCATTCATGCCATTCATATGTGAGGAGATGTGGAGTATACTGAGAGGTAAGGGCTTTGTATCTATGGCAGAGTGGCCCAAGGTTACTCCATCTATGATCAATAGCATAGCTGATGAAGGTGAATCTCTAATAATGCATGTTATGGAGGATGTTGAGAAGATAATCAAGGTTACTGGAATGAAGCCAAGTATGATAACCATACAGGTTGCAGAGGCATGGAAGTGGGAACTCTACTTGAGGATATTGAGCATTATAAATGAGGGTATAACCAACTATGGTGATGTGATGCGTATGCTTGTGAAGGGTTCATCTAGTGCAGGAGGATCAGATACTATAGCAACTTATGCAAAGAGTAAGCCAGAGATGGTGAAGAGGATGATAGAGAGCATACTCTCAACACCCCCAGAGTCTAGGTTGAGGAGGGCAAGTATAGGTGTGTTGGATGAGGTTAGAGTACTTTGTGATGCAATACCATTACTAGAGGAGGAGTACAACTGTAGAGTAGAGGTTATGGTAGAGGATAGTAGTAGCAGTAGCAACAGTGTAGCAAAGAAGTCTGCACTACCATATAGGCCAGCGATATACATAAGATGA